Proteins encoded by one window of Fusobacterium perfoetens:
- the rpsJ gene encoding 30S ribosomal protein S10, protein MMANKLRIYLKAYDHMLLDQSAKKIAEVAEKSGAEIAGPMPLPTKIKKYTVLRSVHVNKDSREQFEMRIHRRMVEIKNSTQKTISSLTAVNLPAGVGIEIKQA, encoded by the coding sequence ATAATGGCTAACAAGTTAAGAATCTATTTAAAAGCTTACGATCATATGTTATTAGATCAATCAGCTAAAAAAATAGCGGAAGTTGCAGAAAAATCAGGAGCTGAAATAGCTGGACCAATGCCACTACCAACAAAGATTAAAAAATACACTGTATTAAGATCAGTACATGTAAACAAAGATTCAAGAGAACAGTTTGAGATGAGAATCCATAGAAGAATGGTTGAAATCAAAAACTCTACTCAAAAAACAATATCATCATTAACAGCGGTTAACTTACCAGCTGGTGTTGGAATTGAAATTAAACAAGCGTAA
- the rplC gene encoding 50S ribosomal protein L3, with amino-acid sequence MSGILGKKIGMTQIFEDGKFVPVTVVEAGPNFVLQKKTVENDGYTALQLGFDEKKEKNSTKPMMGIFNKVGVKPLRFVKEVKVDAVDGYELGQEIKVDVLNGVEYVDITGTSKGKGTSGVMKRHGFGGNRASHGVSRNHRLGGSIGQSSWPGKVLKGLRMAGQYGNTTVTVQNLKVVKLDVENNVILIKGAVPGAKNGYLVVRPAIKK; translated from the coding sequence ATGTCAGGAATTTTAGGAAAAAAAATCGGAATGACTCAAATCTTTGAAGATGGAAAGTTCGTTCCAGTAACAGTTGTAGAAGCTGGACCAAACTTTGTTCTACAAAAGAAAACAGTTGAAAATGACGGATATACTGCATTACAACTTGGTTTCGATGAGAAGAAAGAAAAAAATTCTACTAAACCTATGATGGGAATCTTCAATAAAGTTGGAGTTAAACCATTAAGATTCGTAAAAGAAGTTAAAGTTGACGCTGTAGACGGTTACGAATTAGGACAAGAAATTAAAGTTGATGTATTAAATGGTGTTGAATATGTAGACATCACTGGAACATCAAAAGGTAAAGGAACTTCTGGGGTTATGAAAAGACACGGTTTCGGTGGAAACAGAGCATCTCACGGGGTTTCAAGAAACCACAGACTAGGAGGATCTATAGGACAATCATCTTGGCCTGGAAAAGTTCTTAAAGGATTAAGAATGGCTGGACAATACGGAAACACTACTGTAACAGTTCAAAACTTAAAAGTAGTTAAATTAGATGTAGAAAACAATGTAATCTTAATAAAAGGTGCTGTACCAGGTGCTAAAAATGGTTACCTTGTAGTAAGACCAGCTATAAAGAAATAA
- the rplD gene encoding 50S ribosomal protein L4: protein MAVLNIYNLAGAQTGTVEVKDSIFGIEPNQVVLHEVLTAELAAARQGSACTKTRAMVRGGGRKPFKQKGTGRARQGSIRAPHMVGGGVTFGPMPRSYEKKVNKKVRVLALKSALSVKCANGDIVVLDGVVETPKTKTIVALTKELNATTKQMFVVNDLTTANDYNLFLAARNLENAVVFQPSELGIYWLLKQNKVIITKEALATIEEVLG from the coding sequence ATGGCAGTTTTAAACATATATAACTTAGCAGGAGCACAAACTGGAACTGTTGAAGTTAAGGACTCTATATTTGGTATCGAACCAAACCAAGTAGTTCTTCACGAAGTTCTTACTGCAGAACTAGCAGCGGCTAGACAAGGAAGTGCTTGTACTAAGACAAGAGCTATGGTTAGAGGAGGAGGAAGAAAGCCATTTAAACAAAAAGGTACTGGTAGAGCAAGACAAGGATCAATAAGAGCTCCACATATGGTAGGTGGAGGAGTTACTTTTGGACCTATGCCTAGAAGCTATGAGAAAAAAGTTAACAAAAAAGTTAGAGTTTTAGCTCTTAAATCAGCACTTTCAGTTAAATGTGCAAACGGAGACATCGTTGTATTAGATGGTGTAGTAGAAACTCCAAAAACTAAAACAATAGTTGCATTAACAAAAGAATTAAACGCAACAACAAAACAAATGTTCGTAGTAAACGACTTAACAACAGCAAACGATTACAACTTATTCTTAGCTGCAAGAAACTTAGAAAACGCAGTTGTTTTCCAACCAAGTGAATTAGGAATTTACTGGTTATTAAAACAAAATAAAGTAATCATCACTAAAGAAGCATTAGCTACAATTGAGGAGGTGCTTGGATAG
- the rplW gene encoding 50S ribosomal protein L23 yields MTAYDIIRKPLITEKTELLRREHNKYTFEVNRKANKIEIKKAVEEIFNVKVAEVATVNIKPVTKRHGMKLYKTQAKKKAIVKLASGTISYFKEA; encoded by the coding sequence ATGACAGCTTATGATATCATAAGAAAACCTCTAATCACTGAAAAAACTGAGCTTCTAAGAAGAGAGCACAACAAATATACTTTTGAAGTGAATAGAAAAGCAAACAAAATTGAAATAAAAAAAGCTGTAGAAGAAATATTCAACGTTAAAGTTGCAGAAGTAGCTACAGTAAATATCAAACCTGTAACAAAAAGACATGGTATGAAATTATACAAAACTCAAGCTAAAAAGAAAGCAATAGTTAAATTAGCTTCAGGAACAATTTCTTACTTTAAAGAAGCATAA
- the rplB gene encoding 50S ribosomal protein L2 yields MAIKKMKPTSDGVRHMSRLVVPELSKARPEKSLTVPLKSAYGLDNYGHRTNVNRQKGHKRLYRIIDFKRNKLDVPATVKSIEYDPNRTANIALLYYADGAKAYILAPKGLKVGDVVMNGANAEIKPGNALKLKDMPVGAQIHNIELQVGRGGQLVRSAGTAARLVAKEGTYCHIELPSGELRLVHGECTATIGEVGNAEHNLVSIGKAGRNRLMGRRPHVRGSAMNPCDHPHGGGEGKATVGRKSPLTPWGKPALGVKTRGKKVSDKFIVRRRNEK; encoded by the coding sequence ATGGCTATTAAAAAAATGAAACCAACAAGTGACGGAGTTAGACACATGTCAAGACTTGTTGTGCCTGAATTAAGTAAAGCAAGACCTGAAAAGTCTTTAACTGTGCCTTTAAAATCTGCATATGGATTAGATAACTATGGACACAGAACAAACGTTAATAGACAAAAAGGTCACAAAAGATTATATAGAATAATAGATTTCAAAAGAAATAAATTAGATGTACCAGCAACTGTTAAATCAATTGAATACGATCCAAACAGAACTGCAAACATCGCATTATTATACTACGCAGATGGAGCTAAAGCATACATATTAGCACCTAAAGGTTTAAAAGTTGGAGACGTTGTAATGAACGGAGCTAACGCTGAAATAAAACCAGGAAATGCGTTAAAATTAAAAGATATGCCAGTTGGAGCACAAATTCACAACATCGAGTTACAAGTAGGAAGAGGAGGACAATTAGTTAGATCTGCTGGAACAGCTGCAAGACTTGTTGCAAAAGAAGGAACTTACTGTCACATCGAATTACCTTCAGGAGAACTTAGATTAGTACACGGTGAATGTACAGCTACTATTGGTGAAGTAGGAAATGCTGAGCACAACCTAGTTTCAATCGGAAAAGCAGGAAGAAATAGACTTATGGGAAGAAGACCTCACGTTAGAGGATCTGCAATGAACCCTTGTGATCACCCTCACGGAGGAGGAGAAGGAAAAGCTACTGTAGGTAGAAAATCACCATTAACTCCTTGGGGAAAACCAGCACTTGGTGTTAAAACAAGAGGTAAAAAAGTATCTGATAAGTTTATCGTAAGAAGAAGAAACGAGAAGTAA
- the rpsS gene encoding 30S ribosomal protein S19: MARSLRKGPFCDHHLMKKVEDAKATNNLKAVIKTWSRRSTIFPNFIGLTFGVYNGKKHIPVYVTEQMVGHKLGEFAPTRTYHGHTKGK; this comes from the coding sequence ATGGCAAGATCACTTAGAAAAGGACCTTTTTGTGATCATCACTTAATGAAAAAGGTTGAAGACGCTAAGGCAACTAATAACTTAAAAGCAGTTATAAAAACTTGGTCAAGAAGATCAACAATATTCCCTAACTTCATAGGATTAACATTTGGAGTTTATAACGGAAAAAAACATATACCAGTATATGTAACAGAACAAATGGTTGGACATAAATTAGGAGAATTTGCACCTACAAGAACTTACCACGGACATACAAAAGGTAAATAA
- the rplV gene encoding 50S ribosomal protein L22, whose protein sequence is MEVKASTRFVRMSPRKARLVADLVRGKSALEALDILEFTNKKAARIIKKTLQSAIANATHNAKLDDEKLVISTIMINDGPALKRMSPRAMGRADIIRKPTAHVIVGVSEK, encoded by the coding sequence GTGGAAGTAAAAGCAAGTACTAGATTCGTGAGAATGTCTCCAAGAAAAGCTAGATTAGTAGCTGACTTAGTGAGAGGAAAATCAGCTCTAGAAGCACTAGATATATTAGAATTTACAAATAAAAAAGCAGCTAGAATTATAAAGAAAACTTTACAATCAGCAATAGCTAATGCAACACACAATGCAAAACTAGATGATGAAAAATTAGTTATATCTACAATAATGATCAATGATGGACCAGCTCTTAAGAGAATGAGTCCTAGAGCAATGGGAAGAGCAGATATAATAAGAAAACCAACAGCACACGTTATCGTTGGTGTATCTGAGAAGTAG
- the rpsC gene encoding 30S ribosomal protein S3 has product MGQKVDPRGLRLGITRSWDSNWYADKKEYVKYFHEDVKIREFVKKNYFHAGISKVNIERTSPSQVVVIIHAAKAGIVIGRKGAEIEELRVKLEALTGKKVLVKVLEVKNFNRDAVLVAENIAGSIERRVAYKRAANQAVMRAMKSGAKGIKVMISGRLNGAEIARAEWMVEGKVPLHTLRADIDYATATAHTTYGALGIKVWIFNGEVLPTKKEGGEA; this is encoded by the coding sequence GTGGGACAAAAAGTAGACCCTAGAGGATTAAGACTTGGAATAACAAGATCTTGGGACTCTAACTGGTATGCAGATAAAAAGGAATATGTTAAATATTTCCACGAAGATGTAAAAATCAGAGAGTTCGTAAAGAAAAATTATTTCCATGCTGGGATATCAAAAGTTAATATAGAAAGAACATCACCTTCACAAGTTGTAGTAATAATCCACGCTGCAAAAGCAGGAATTGTTATCGGAAGAAAAGGTGCTGAAATAGAAGAATTAAGAGTAAAATTAGAAGCTTTAACTGGTAAAAAAGTATTAGTTAAAGTATTAGAAGTTAAAAACTTCAATAGAGATGCTGTATTAGTAGCAGAAAATATAGCTGGATCAATCGAAAGAAGGGTAGCTTACAAAAGAGCTGCTAACCAAGCTGTAATGAGAGCTATGAAATCTGGAGCAAAAGGAATCAAAGTTATGATTTCTGGAAGATTAAATGGTGCAGAAATCGCCAGAGCTGAATGGATGGTTGAAGGAAAAGTTCCTTTACATACATTAAGAGCTGACATCGATTATGCAACTGCAACAGCTCATACTACATACGGAGCATTAGGAATAAAAGTATGGATATTTAACGGAGAAGTACTTCCTACTAAGAAAGAAGGAGGGGAAGCGTAA
- the rplP gene encoding 50S ribosomal protein L16, whose product MLMPKRTKHRKMFRGRMKGSAQRGNTVAFGDYGLQALEPAWITNRQIEACRVGINRTFKREGKTFIRIFPDKPITSRPAGVRMGKGKGAVEGWVCVVKPGRVMFEVSGVSEELALAALRKASMKLPIRCKIVKKENGGEN is encoded by the coding sequence ATGTTAATGCCTAAAAGAACAAAACATAGAAAAATGTTTAGAGGAAGAATGAAAGGTTCTGCTCAAAGAGGAAACACTGTAGCATTTGGAGATTACGGATTACAAGCTTTAGAACCTGCTTGGATAACAAACAGACAAATCGAAGCATGTAGAGTTGGAATCAACAGAACATTCAAAAGAGAAGGAAAAACATTTATAAGAATATTCCCAGATAAACCAATCACATCTAGACCAGCTGGAGTGAGAATGGGAAAAGGTAAAGGAGCAGTTGAAGGTTGGGTTTGCGTTGTTAAACCTGGAAGAGTAATGTTTGAAGTTTCTGGAGTATCAGAAGAATTAGCATTAGCAGCTTTAAGAAAAGCTTCTATGAAATTACCTATTAGATGTAAAATAGTTAAGAAAGAGAATGGCGGTGAGAATTAA
- the rpmC gene encoding 50S ribosomal protein L29, whose protein sequence is MKAKDLREMSSEDLVVKCKELKEELFNLKFQLSLGQLTNTARIREVRREIARMNTILNER, encoded by the coding sequence ATGAAAGCTAAAGATCTAAGAGAAATGTCTAGCGAAGACTTAGTAGTTAAGTGTAAAGAACTTAAAGAAGAATTATTCAATCTAAAATTTCAACTTTCATTAGGACAATTAACTAACACTGCTAGAATCAGAGAAGTTAGAAGAGAAATTGCTAGAATGAATACAATTTTAAATGAAAGATAA
- the rpsQ gene encoding 30S ribosomal protein S17, whose translation MRNDRKVREGVVVSDKMDKTIVVSIATMVLHPIYKKRVKKTTKFKAHDENNVAQVGDRVRIMETRPLSRDKRWRLVEVLERAK comes from the coding sequence TTGAGAAACGATAGAAAAGTAAGAGAAGGTGTAGTTGTTTCTGACAAAATGGACAAAACAATAGTTGTTTCAATAGCTACTATGGTTTTACACCCAATATACAAAAAAAGAGTTAAGAAAACAACAAAATTTAAAGCTCACGATGAGAACAATGTAGCTCAAGTTGGTGATAGAGTAAGAATAATGGAAACTAGACCATTATCTAGAGATAAAAGATGGAGATTAGTTGAAGTTTTAGAAAGAGCAAAATAA
- the rplN gene encoding 50S ribosomal protein L14, with the protein MVQQQTILNVADNSGAKKIMVIRVLGGTKKRFGRIGDIVVASVKEAIPGGNVKKGDVVKAVIVRTRKESRREDGSYIKFDDNAGVIINNNNEPKATRIFGPVARELRAKNFMKIVSLAPEVI; encoded by the coding sequence ATGGTACAACAACAAACTATCCTTAATGTTGCAGACAACTCAGGTGCTAAAAAGATAATGGTTATCAGAGTACTTGGTGGAACTAAAAAAAGATTTGGAAGAATCGGAGACATAGTTGTAGCATCAGTAAAGGAAGCAATACCTGGTGGTAACGTTAAAAAAGGTGACGTAGTTAAAGCTGTCATCGTTAGAACAAGAAAAGAATCAAGAAGAGAAGACGGATCATATATAAAATTTGATGATAACGCAGGAGTTATAATCAACAACAACAATGAACCAAAAGCAACAAGAATTTTCGGACCTGTTGCAAGAGAATTAAGAGCTAAAAACTTTATGAAAATAGTATCTCTTGCTCCAGAAGTAATATAG
- the rplX gene encoding 50S ribosomal protein L24 — protein MAKPKVKFVPASLHVKTGDTVYVISGKDKGKTGKVLKVFPKKGKVVVEGVNIVTKNLKPSQVNPQGGVVTKPAPLFSSKVMLFDAKAGKPTRVGYKVVDGKKVRYSKVSGEVL, from the coding sequence GTGGCTAAACCTAAAGTGAAATTTGTTCCAGCATCATTACACGTAAAAACTGGAGATACAGTTTATGTAATATCTGGTAAAGATAAAGGAAAAACAGGAAAAGTGTTAAAAGTATTCCCTAAAAAAGGAAAAGTAGTAGTTGAGGGAGTAAATATAGTTACTAAGAACTTAAAACCATCTCAAGTAAACCCACAAGGTGGAGTTGTAACTAAACCTGCTCCATTATTCTCATCAAAAGTTATGTTATTTGATGCGAAAGCAGGAAAACCAACAAGAGTTGGATATAAAGTTGTAGATGGAAAAAAAGTTAGATACTCAAAAGTGTCTGGTGAAGTTCTATAA
- the rplE gene encoding 50S ribosomal protein L5, translating into MSKYVSRYHKLFDEVIKENLMKELALQNIMECPTLEKIVVNMGVGEATQNAKLMDAAMNDLAIITGQKPVERRAKKSEAGFKLRENQAIGAKVTLRKERMYDFLDRLINVVLPRVRDFEGVPTNSFDGRGNYSLGLRDQLVFPEIEFDKVDKLQGMSITIVSSAKTDEEGRALLKAFGMPFKK; encoded by the coding sequence GTGTCTAAATATGTTTCTAGATATCATAAATTATTTGATGAAGTAATCAAAGAAAATTTAATGAAAGAGTTAGCATTACAAAACATAATGGAATGCCCTACTCTAGAGAAAATAGTAGTAAATATGGGAGTTGGAGAAGCAACTCAAAACGCTAAATTAATGGACGCAGCAATGAATGATTTAGCAATCATAACTGGACAAAAACCAGTTGAAAGAAGAGCTAAAAAATCAGAAGCTGGATTTAAATTAAGAGAAAACCAAGCAATCGGTGCAAAAGTTACTTTAAGAAAGGAAAGAATGTATGACTTCCTTGATAGATTAATAAACGTTGTACTTCCAAGAGTTAGAGACTTTGAAGGAGTTCCTACAAATTCTTTTGACGGAAGAGGAAATTACTCTTTAGGATTAAGAGATCAATTAGTTTTCCCTGAAATCGAATTTGATAAAGTTGATAAATTACAAGGTATGTCTATCACAATAGTATCTTCTGCTAAAACTGATGAAGAAGGAAGAGCTTTACTTAAGGCTTTCGGAATGCCTTTTAAAAAGTAA
- the rpsN gene encoding 30S ribosomal protein S14 — MAKKSMIARDVKRAALCDKYAAKRAELKKRVLEGDTEAMFELNKLPVNSSAVRQKNRCQIDGRPRGFMREFGISRVKFRQLAGAGLIPGVKKSSW, encoded by the coding sequence ATGGCTAAAAAGTCAATGATCGCTAGAGATGTTAAAAGAGCGGCACTATGTGATAAATACGCAGCTAAAAGAGCTGAATTAAAGAAAAGAGTGCTAGAAGGAGATACTGAAGCAATGTTTGAATTAAACAAATTACCAGTAAACTCTTCAGCTGTTAGACAAAAAAATAGATGTCAAATCGATGGAAGACCAAGAGGATTCATGAGAGAATTCGGAATTTCAAGAGTTAAATTTAGACAATTAGCAGGTGCAGGATTAATTCCTGGTGTTAAAAAATCATCTTGGTAA